Below is a genomic region from Neisseria arctica.
GCAACCATCGCCAGACCGTATGCAAAAGCATTATTCGGTTTGGCACAAGAGAAAAACCAAATCGAGTCTTGGTTGGGCGGACTTGAACAACTGGCAACAATCGTGCAGCAACCCAAAGTTGCCGCGCTGATTGAGCAACCCGAACAATCTTCTGCTGAAAAAGCCGCTACGCTGATTCAACTGGTAGGTATTACAGATACCGGCTTGGAAAATTTTTTAGCAGTATTGGCCGAGCAGAAGCGTCTTCAGGTTTTGCCTGAAATTTATGCACAATACCAAGACCTAACCCTGGCATTAAACCGAACCAAACGTGCTATTATTTATAGTGCCTACCCTTTGGAAGCACAGCAATTAGCCGAATTAACAGCTGATTTGCAGCAACGTTTCAATACGGCACTTGAGGTTGGCACGGAAGTTGATCCGGAGTTGATCGGCGGTGTGAAGGTGGAAATCGGTGACCAGGTGTTGGACTTGTCGCTGCAAGGCAAATTACAAGCTTTGTATGCGGCTATGACAAATTAGGAGAGTTTTCATGCAGCTTAATCCTGCTGAAATTAGCGATTTGATTAAAGCCAAAATCGAAAATTTATCAGTTGATGCAGAAGTCCGCACTCGCGGTACCGTTATTTCTGTAACTGATGGTATTGTTCGTATTTACGGCTTATCAGACGTTATGCAAGGTGAAATGCTCGAATTCCCCGGCAATACTTTCGGCTTAGCCATGAACTTGGAGCGTGACTCCGTAGGCGCCGTTATATTGGGTGAGTATGAGCATATTAAAGAGGGCGATACAGTAACTTGTACCGGTCGTATCTTGGAAGTACCAATCGGTCGTGAACTGGTTGGTCGCGTTGTCGACGCATTGGGTCGTCCCATTGACGGTAAAGGCCCGATCAATACAGCACAAACTGCCCCGATTGAGAAAATCGCCCCGGGTGTAATCGCGCGTCAGTCAGTAGACCAGCCGATGCAAACCGGTTTGAAAGCGATTGATTCTATGGTGCCTATTGGCCGTGGTCAACGTGAGTTGATCATTGGTGACCGTCAAACTGGTAAAACCGCTGTGGCACTGGATGCGATCGTTAACCAAAAAGGTACCGGTGTTGTATGTATTTATGTTGCTGTTGGCCAAAAAGCTTCTTCAATCGCAAACGTAGTGCGTAAGCTGGAAGAGCATGGTGCCATGGAGCATACAATTGTTGTTGCTGCTACTGCATCAGAAGCTGCGGCTTTGCAATTTATTGCACCTTATGCCGGCTGTACCATGGGAGAATTCTTCCGTGACCGTGGTGAAGATGCTTTGATTGTATATGATGACTTGTCTAAGCAAGCTGTCGCATATCGTCAAATTTCTCTATTGCTGCGTCGTCCTCCTGGCCGTGAAGCATACCCTGGTGACGTTTTCTATTTGCACAGCCGCTTGCTAGAGCGTGCAGCACGTATTAATGCTGACGAAGTAGAGAAATTGACCAATGGCGAAGTAAAAGGTAAAACAGGTTCATTGACTGCATTACCGATTATTGAAACGCAAGCCGGTGATGTATCTGCATTCGTGCCGACCAACGTGATTTCTATTACCGACGGCCAGATCTTTTTGGAAACCGACTTGTTTAACTCGGGTATTCGCCCCGCTATCAATGCAGGTATTTCCGTATCTCGCGTAGGTGGCGCTGCACAAACTAAAGTCATCAAAAAACTGGGTGGTGGTATCCGGTTGGCATTGGCTCAATACCGTGAGTTGGCGGCATTCTCGCAATTTGCATCGGATTTGGACGAAGCAACCCGCAAACAGCTTCAGCATGGTGAAGTAGTAACCGAACTTATGAAGCAAAAGCAATTCAGCACATTGAATACTGCTGAAATGGCTTTGACTTTGTGGGCAATTAACAATGGTTCATATGCAGACGTACCTGTATCTAAGGCGCTGGCATTTGAGCGTGAGTTCCTCAGTTACGTACGTACCCAGCTGCCTGCAGTATTAGATGCAATCAATGCTTCGGGTGCGATGTCTGATGACAATGAAAAAGCCCTGACCGAAGCCATGAAAACTTTCAAAGCTTCTTATAGCTACCAAGCCTAAGAGCATTGATGAAAGGAGTCTGAAATGGCAGTAGGAAAAGAGATTCTCACCAAAATCCGTAGTGTTCAAAATACCCAAAAGATCACTAAAGCGATGCAGATGGTGTCAACCTCTAAAATGCGGAAGACTCAAGAGCGGATGCGCTTGGCGCGTCCGTATGCTGAAAAAGTACGCTCGGTAATGGGTCATTTGGCCCAAACCGACTCCGATCACGGCATCAAGCTGTTGGCGCCGCGCAAAAGTGTTAAGCGCGCAGGTTTCATTCTTATTACGACCGATAAAGG
It encodes:
- a CDS encoding F0F1 ATP synthase subunit delta gives rise to the protein MAEFATIARPYAKALFGLAQEKNQIESWLGGLEQLATIVQQPKVAALIEQPEQSSAEKAATLIQLVGITDTGLENFLAVLAEQKRLQVLPEIYAQYQDLTLALNRTKRAIIYSAYPLEAQQLAELTADLQQRFNTALEVGTEVDPELIGGVKVEIGDQVLDLSLQGKLQALYAAMTN
- the atpA gene encoding F0F1 ATP synthase subunit alpha, with protein sequence MQLNPAEISDLIKAKIENLSVDAEVRTRGTVISVTDGIVRIYGLSDVMQGEMLEFPGNTFGLAMNLERDSVGAVILGEYEHIKEGDTVTCTGRILEVPIGRELVGRVVDALGRPIDGKGPINTAQTAPIEKIAPGVIARQSVDQPMQTGLKAIDSMVPIGRGQRELIIGDRQTGKTAVALDAIVNQKGTGVVCIYVAVGQKASSIANVVRKLEEHGAMEHTIVVAATASEAAALQFIAPYAGCTMGEFFRDRGEDALIVYDDLSKQAVAYRQISLLLRRPPGREAYPGDVFYLHSRLLERAARINADEVEKLTNGEVKGKTGSLTALPIIETQAGDVSAFVPTNVISITDGQIFLETDLFNSGIRPAINAGISVSRVGGAAQTKVIKKLGGGIRLALAQYRELAAFSQFASDLDEATRKQLQHGEVVTELMKQKQFSTLNTAEMALTLWAINNGSYADVPVSKALAFEREFLSYVRTQLPAVLDAINASGAMSDDNEKALTEAMKTFKASYSYQA